Proteins from one Cryptomeria japonica chromosome 4, Sugi_1.0, whole genome shotgun sequence genomic window:
- the LOC131028105 gene encoding germin-like protein subfamily 2 member 1 has translation MKTTRAIIKASLSCILWLSIIVAINASDPDPLQDFCVADTTQANVRVNGFVCKDPKAVNASDFLFRGLGNPLSTNNSFGFNITQANVQTLPGVNTLGISINHGVFAPGGLNPPHIHPRASEIIFVMEGTILVGFISTNNVLFSQKLEKGDVFVIPSGLVHFQQNVGASYATTITALNSQLPGVQVVASALFGANPPIPQGVLAKAFKVNDQQIKELIAGQGSTPASPPVGY, from the coding sequence ATGAAAACTACCAGAGCAATTATCAAAGCTTCCCTGAGCTGCATATTGTGGCTTTCCATAATCGTGGCAATTAATGCATCAGACCCAGATCCTCTGCAGGATTTCTGTGTGGCTGATACTACTCAAGCTAATGTGAGGGTCAACGGTTTTGTGTGCAAAGACCCAAAGGCAGTGAACGCATCAGATTTCTTGTTTAGGGGACTAGGTAATCCACTCTCAACCAACAATAGTTTTGGGTTTAATATCACACAAGCTAACGTTCAAACTTTGCCCGGAGTAAACACTCTTGGTATATCAATAAACCATGGAGTTTTTGCCCCTGGTGGTTTGAATCCCCCTCATATTCATCCTCGTGCTTCTGAGATCATATTTGTAATGGAAGGCACTATTTTGGTTGGTTTTATCAGCACAAATAATGTGTTGTTCTCACAAAAGTTGGAGAAAGGAGATGTGTTTGTGATTCCAAGCGGCTTAGTACATTTTCAGCAGAACGTGGGGGCATCATATGCCACAACAATTACTGCTCTTAACAGCCAGCTTCCTGGTGTTCAAGTGGTTGCATCTGCCCTCTTCGGAGCCAATCCTCCCATTCCTCAAGGTGTGTTGGCCAAGGCATTTAAAGTCAATGACCAACAGATCAAGGAGTTGATTGCTGGACAAGGCTCTACACCTGCATCACCACCTGTAGGGTATTAA